The following are from one region of the Oncorhynchus nerka isolate Pitt River linkage group LG8, Oner_Uvic_2.0, whole genome shotgun sequence genome:
- the LOC115133066 gene encoding serine/threonine-protein phosphatase 6 regulatory subunit 2-like isoform X1, with amino-acid sequence MFWKFDLHTTSHIDQLLDREDVTLRELMEEDDVLQECKAQNRRLLLFLSQDHCMTELVNLITTEPPADLEEKSRFKFPNIACELLTSDVSLINDKLGGDTSLLETLYHFLEQDPPLNPLLASFFSKTIGNLIARKTEQVISFLRKKDGFIGLVLKHIDASAMMDLLLRLISCVEPAPLRQEVLNWLSEEKLIQRLTELIHTGKDEERQSNASQTLCDIIRLSRDQANQMQENVETDPLLAVLESQESVARLLKTMFEGERSEASIVNGTQVLLTLLETRRSGLEGLMDLYSQGYERSYTVNSSILHAIEPHLKDFQQLLLNPPKKSAILTTVGLLEEPLGNARLHVARLVAALLQTSAPSVCQELCKLTTMDQLLDLFFKYSWNNFLHFQVELCVASILNHSVPEERPIPGLQNHEEKPPAGPENQGEAGGEAGEPAKASDSVEETTLHNTLVAHLFQKCRLVQRILDAWEENDQIQAEGGTRRGNMGHLTRMANMVVQNLEKGPVQSQISDLIKELPEDCRGRWESFVDETLRETNRRNTVELVSTHNLHSSSEDDDMESPFPNDLSLQQAFSDYQIQQMTANFVDQFGFNDEEFSEHDENINATFDRIAEINFNLDADDNSANATAFEACCKERIRQFDDAEEEEDIWEEKEINYATQVKSRTRFGVSHTSESSLENGGRERDRGSGSDEDDDSRQSASAPGSLEESKDNTPSTPGNQSATCPSWTASFGEAGGNSSSPGPAGWDSPGGSGGDKQEAGWANFTEFQPFSSPEVGPRCSSPVGSSDADKQVKLGPDKSGASPSAGGEWPVGEGRKAPLVASDSSSSGGSDSEDDDKTASTETTKNAEVKSEANPIPLEKLSLTDTLKSPPKAQLAADTLPASAPTSQTDNKEDPSECPEMPAVNGPV; translated from the exons ATGTTCTGGAAGTTTGACCTGCACACCACGTCCCACATCGACCAGCTGCTGGACCGGGAGGACGTGACTTTGCGGGAGCTCATGGAGGAGGATGATGTCCTGCAGGAGTGCAAGGCACAGAACCGCCGGCTGCTGCTCTTCCTCTCCCAGGACCACTGCATGACAGAGCTGGTCAACCTCATCACCACAGAGCCCCCTGCTGACTTAGAGGAGAAGAGCCGCTTTAA GTTCCCTAACATCGCCTGTGAGCTCTTGACATCAGACGTGTCCCTTATCAACGACAAGTTGGGCGGGGACACGTCACTCCTGGAGACTCTCTACCACTTCCTGGAGCAGGACCCGCCCCTCAACCCGCTACTAGCCAGCTTCTTCAGCAAGACCATCGGCAACCTCATCGCTAGGAAAACAGAACAG GTAATCTCCTTCCTGAGGAAAAAGGATGGCTTCATCGGCCTGGTGCTGAAACACATTGACGCTTCCGCAATGATGGACCTGCTGCTTCGCCTCATCAGCTGTGTGGAGCCTGCCCCCTTGAGACAAGAGGTCCTTAAT TGGCTGAGCGAAGAGAAGCTGATTCAGAGACTCACAGAGCTCATCCATACAGGCAAAGACGAGGAA AGACAATCAAATGCGTCTCAGACGCTTTGTGACATCATCCGCCTTAGTCGAGACCAGGCCAATCAGATGCAGGAGAATGTTGAAACCGACCCCTTATTGGCTGTTCTAGAGTCGCAGGAGAGCGTAGCGAGGCTCCTGAAGACTATGtttgagggggagaggagtgaggcCTCCATTGTTAACGGAACTCAAGTGCTACTTACCTTACTGGAGACCAGGAGGTCCGG GTTGGAGGGGCTGATGGATCTCTATTCTCAGGGATATGAAAGGTCTTACACTGTCAACAGCAGTATTCTACATGCCATTGAGCCCCATCTAAAGGACTTCCAGCAGCTTCTCCTGAATCCCCCCAAG AAAAGTGCAATACTGACGACCGTTGGCCTTCTGGAGGAGCCGCTGGGGAACGCCCGCCTTCACGTGGCCCGGCTAGTGGCCGCCCTGCTGCAGACCAGCGCCCCCAGTGTCTGTCAGGAGCTCTGCAAGCTCACCACCATGGACCAGCTACTG GACCTGTTCTTCAAGTACTCATGGAATAACTTCTTGCACTTCCAAGTGGAGCTGTGTGTGGCGTCCATCTTGAACCACTCTGTCCCAGAGGAGCGGCCCATCCCTGGCCTCCAGAACCACGAGGAGAAGCCCCCAGCAGGCCCAGAGAACCAGGGGGAGGCAGGAGGTGAAGCTGGGGAGCCAGCCAAGGCCAGTGACTCGGTGGAGGAGACCACCCTTCACAACACCCTGGTGGCACAT CTCTTCCAGAAGTGTCGGTTGGTACAGAGGATCCTGGACGCCTGGGAGGAGAACGATCAAATACA GGCGGAGGGTGGCACTAGGAGAGGTAACATGGGTCACCTGACCAGGATGGCCAACATGGTGGTACAGAACCTAGAGAAAGGACCAGTCCAGTCCCAGATCAGTGACCTCATCAAAG AGTTGCCAGAGGACTGCAGAGGACGCTGGGAGAGCTTTGTGGATGAGACTCTGAGAGAGACCAACAGGAGAAACACAGTGGAACTG GTGAGCACCCATAACCTGCACTCCTCCAGTGAAGATGATGATATGGAGAGTCCCTTCCCCAACGATCTGTCACTCCAACAG GCTTTCTCAGACTATCAGATCCAGCAGATGACTGCCAACTTTGTGGATCAGTTTGGGTTCAACGATGAGGAGTTCAGTGAGCATGATGAAAACATCAA TGCCACATTTGACCGGATTGCAGAAATAAACTTCAATCTAGATGCTGATGATAATAGT GCCAACGCTACTGCCTTTGAGGCCTGCTGTAAAGAGAGGATACGTCAGTTTGACGatgctgaagaggaggaggacatttgggaggagaaggagattaACTATGCAACACAAGTCAAATCCAGAACAAG atttgGGGTGTCCCACACCTCAGAGAGCAGTCTGGAGAACGGGGGTCGGGAGCGGGACCGCGGGTCGGGTTCTGACGAGGACGACGACTCCAGACAGAGCGCCTCAGCTCCAGGCAGCCTGGAGGAGAGCAAGGACAACACTCCCAGTACACCTGGCAATCAATCAGCTACTT GTCCAAGCTGGACAGCGAGTTTCGGGGAAGCTGGGGGTAACTCGTCCTCTCCGGGTCCTGCAGGCTGGGATTCCCcaggggggagtggaggagacaaACAAGAGGCAGGTTGGGCCAACTTCACAGAGTTCCAACCTTTCAGCAG CCCAGAGGTTGGCCCTAGATGCAGCTCTCCCGTAGGCAGCAGTGACGCAGACAAACAAGTCAAACTGGGTCCAGACAAGAGTG GTGCGAGCCCCTCTGCCGGTGGTGAGTGGCCGGTGGGTGAGGGTAGGAAGGCTCCCCTCGTAGCCTCAGATAGCAGCTCCTCCGGGGGCTCCGACAGCGAGGACGATGACAAGACTGCCTCCACAGAAACCACCAAGAATGCTGAAGTCAAAAG TGAGGCGAACCCCATCCCTCTGGAAAAGCTGTCCCTCACGGACACTCTCAAGTCCCCCCCAAAGGCACAGCTTGCAGCAGACACACTGCCAGCCTCGGCCCCCACCTCTCAGACAGACAACAA AGAGGATCCATCAGAGTGCCCAGAGATGCCAGCAGTCAACGGGCCTGTCTGA
- the LOC115133066 gene encoding serine/threonine-protein phosphatase 6 regulatory subunit 2-like isoform X2 has translation MFWKFDLHTTSHIDQLLDREDVTLRELMEEDDVLQECKAQNRRLLLFLSQDHCMTELVNLITTEPPADLEEKSRFKFPNIACELLTSDVSLINDKLGGDTSLLETLYHFLEQDPPLNPLLASFFSKTIGNLIARKTEQVISFLRKKDGFIGLVLKHIDASAMMDLLLRLISCVEPAPLRQEVLNWLSEEKLIQRLTELIHTGKDEERQSNASQTLCDIIRLSRDQANQMQENVETDPLLAVLESQESVARLLKTMFEGERSEASIVNGTQVLLTLLETRRSGLEGLMDLYSQGYERSYTVNSSILHAIEPHLKDFQQLLLNPPKKSAILTTVGLLEEPLGNARLHVARLVAALLQTSAPSVCQELCKLTTMDQLLDLFFKYSWNNFLHFQVELCVASILNHSVPEERPIPGLQNHEEKPPAGPENQGEAGGEAGEPAKASDSVEETTLHNTLVAHLFQKCRLVQRILDAWEENDQIQAEGGTRRGNMGHLTRMANMVVQNLEKGPVQSQISDLIKELPEDCRGRWESFVDETLRETNRRNTVELVSTHNLHSSSEDDDMESPFPNDLSLQQAFSDYQIQQMTANFVDQFGFNDEEFSEHDENINATFDRIAEINFNLDADDNSANATAFEACCKERIRQFDDAEEEEDIWEEKEINYATQVKSRTRFGVSHTSESSLENGGRERDRGSGSDEDDDSRQSASAPGSLEESKDNTPSTPGNQSATCWDSPGGSGGDKQEAGWANFTEFQPFSSPEVGPRCSSPVGSSDADKQVKLGPDKSGASPSAGGEWPVGEGRKAPLVASDSSSSGGSDSEDDDKTASTETTKNAEVKSEANPIPLEKLSLTDTLKSPPKAQLAADTLPASAPTSQTDNKEDPSECPEMPAVNGPV, from the exons ATGTTCTGGAAGTTTGACCTGCACACCACGTCCCACATCGACCAGCTGCTGGACCGGGAGGACGTGACTTTGCGGGAGCTCATGGAGGAGGATGATGTCCTGCAGGAGTGCAAGGCACAGAACCGCCGGCTGCTGCTCTTCCTCTCCCAGGACCACTGCATGACAGAGCTGGTCAACCTCATCACCACAGAGCCCCCTGCTGACTTAGAGGAGAAGAGCCGCTTTAA GTTCCCTAACATCGCCTGTGAGCTCTTGACATCAGACGTGTCCCTTATCAACGACAAGTTGGGCGGGGACACGTCACTCCTGGAGACTCTCTACCACTTCCTGGAGCAGGACCCGCCCCTCAACCCGCTACTAGCCAGCTTCTTCAGCAAGACCATCGGCAACCTCATCGCTAGGAAAACAGAACAG GTAATCTCCTTCCTGAGGAAAAAGGATGGCTTCATCGGCCTGGTGCTGAAACACATTGACGCTTCCGCAATGATGGACCTGCTGCTTCGCCTCATCAGCTGTGTGGAGCCTGCCCCCTTGAGACAAGAGGTCCTTAAT TGGCTGAGCGAAGAGAAGCTGATTCAGAGACTCACAGAGCTCATCCATACAGGCAAAGACGAGGAA AGACAATCAAATGCGTCTCAGACGCTTTGTGACATCATCCGCCTTAGTCGAGACCAGGCCAATCAGATGCAGGAGAATGTTGAAACCGACCCCTTATTGGCTGTTCTAGAGTCGCAGGAGAGCGTAGCGAGGCTCCTGAAGACTATGtttgagggggagaggagtgaggcCTCCATTGTTAACGGAACTCAAGTGCTACTTACCTTACTGGAGACCAGGAGGTCCGG GTTGGAGGGGCTGATGGATCTCTATTCTCAGGGATATGAAAGGTCTTACACTGTCAACAGCAGTATTCTACATGCCATTGAGCCCCATCTAAAGGACTTCCAGCAGCTTCTCCTGAATCCCCCCAAG AAAAGTGCAATACTGACGACCGTTGGCCTTCTGGAGGAGCCGCTGGGGAACGCCCGCCTTCACGTGGCCCGGCTAGTGGCCGCCCTGCTGCAGACCAGCGCCCCCAGTGTCTGTCAGGAGCTCTGCAAGCTCACCACCATGGACCAGCTACTG GACCTGTTCTTCAAGTACTCATGGAATAACTTCTTGCACTTCCAAGTGGAGCTGTGTGTGGCGTCCATCTTGAACCACTCTGTCCCAGAGGAGCGGCCCATCCCTGGCCTCCAGAACCACGAGGAGAAGCCCCCAGCAGGCCCAGAGAACCAGGGGGAGGCAGGAGGTGAAGCTGGGGAGCCAGCCAAGGCCAGTGACTCGGTGGAGGAGACCACCCTTCACAACACCCTGGTGGCACAT CTCTTCCAGAAGTGTCGGTTGGTACAGAGGATCCTGGACGCCTGGGAGGAGAACGATCAAATACA GGCGGAGGGTGGCACTAGGAGAGGTAACATGGGTCACCTGACCAGGATGGCCAACATGGTGGTACAGAACCTAGAGAAAGGACCAGTCCAGTCCCAGATCAGTGACCTCATCAAAG AGTTGCCAGAGGACTGCAGAGGACGCTGGGAGAGCTTTGTGGATGAGACTCTGAGAGAGACCAACAGGAGAAACACAGTGGAACTG GTGAGCACCCATAACCTGCACTCCTCCAGTGAAGATGATGATATGGAGAGTCCCTTCCCCAACGATCTGTCACTCCAACAG GCTTTCTCAGACTATCAGATCCAGCAGATGACTGCCAACTTTGTGGATCAGTTTGGGTTCAACGATGAGGAGTTCAGTGAGCATGATGAAAACATCAA TGCCACATTTGACCGGATTGCAGAAATAAACTTCAATCTAGATGCTGATGATAATAGT GCCAACGCTACTGCCTTTGAGGCCTGCTGTAAAGAGAGGATACGTCAGTTTGACGatgctgaagaggaggaggacatttgggaggagaaggagattaACTATGCAACACAAGTCAAATCCAGAACAAG atttgGGGTGTCCCACACCTCAGAGAGCAGTCTGGAGAACGGGGGTCGGGAGCGGGACCGCGGGTCGGGTTCTGACGAGGACGACGACTCCAGACAGAGCGCCTCAGCTCCAGGCAGCCTGGAGGAGAGCAAGGACAACACTCCCAGTACACCTGGCAATCAATCAGCTACTT GCTGGGATTCCCcaggggggagtggaggagacaaACAAGAGGCAGGTTGGGCCAACTTCACAGAGTTCCAACCTTTCAGCAG CCCAGAGGTTGGCCCTAGATGCAGCTCTCCCGTAGGCAGCAGTGACGCAGACAAACAAGTCAAACTGGGTCCAGACAAGAGTG GTGCGAGCCCCTCTGCCGGTGGTGAGTGGCCGGTGGGTGAGGGTAGGAAGGCTCCCCTCGTAGCCTCAGATAGCAGCTCCTCCGGGGGCTCCGACAGCGAGGACGATGACAAGACTGCCTCCACAGAAACCACCAAGAATGCTGAAGTCAAAAG TGAGGCGAACCCCATCCCTCTGGAAAAGCTGTCCCTCACGGACACTCTCAAGTCCCCCCCAAAGGCACAGCTTGCAGCAGACACACTGCCAGCCTCGGCCCCCACCTCTCAGACAGACAACAA AGAGGATCCATCAGAGTGCCCAGAGATGCCAGCAGTCAACGGGCCTGTCTGA